The DNA sequence GGAGATATTACTATTTATattattgacattttaaaatgtttccagtGAGATATTAATCAGTTTATAAAGAGATTATGCTGTTGTAAACTTTAATGTTGCTGCTCTTCAAACAACACTTAGTCtagttatatttaaaatattcaatTCTAATCAGATTCTGTATTTAAAGACAACCAGGCAGACATAGGAAATGTATGGCTAATATGCACATCCGCAACTACAATAGTGATGTGCTGTCAATTCAGCtcacacaaacaagcacacaaacCCTCACCTCACACAAACAAGCAGCTCTGTCTCACACCAATGCGGCGCAAAGCCATACCCCAAGGGTGCTACTGCGGCAATTTCATTCAAAGCACAGACCGATTTTTGCTTAGCATGTGCAACATACATGTCACTGAACAGCCCAGTAAACTATGATAACCTGGTTATGGGTCACATCTCTCACCTGCATCCATACACTGCCTtactccctcttcctctccttccagTAACTATGTTAATGCTATACAGCAGTTCTGTGTTGTTGACTGAGTAGTTACTGTGGCTGCTTCGACATACACATTGGTGTTCACGTTAGCGGTCTGTTGTAGTGTAAAAtgttctgaaattagtgtaaaatgTTGCTAATaagtattaaataaaaatgatcctAGCTATTCCAATTAATGCAAAAACCATCCAAATTTTGTATGACATCATTATAGACTGACTTTCTCTCAGCACCCCTAACTCTGACTGACTTCCAGGTTTGATTATGACCAGGGCCATGATGCTTACAGCTGTTTGGGGCGTAGCTAGTTCAAATACTCACAACATTGAGAGGTTCAGTCTCTTTCAAAAGTGGAGAAGAGTCCACTGGCAGCTTCTCTTCAGCCTTCCTTGAGGTTTTTGTTGTCCTGGTTGCCACTGGCTAAAgtggaagggaaaaaaaacacttaaaactaGGTTTAAGTACCACACAATGTATTACAAAATACATCATTGAATCCTAAACATTCAAtgagaacaacaacaaagaaaacattttcatcaaGGTGTGACATTGACTAGCTATGAAATTCTTATAATCTAGTGATACACTTACTCTTTGTAGATGTTTCGGGAAATTGAAGACAGATGGTTGAGCTCCATCTCTAATCCTGACAGTCTGTCCTGTGCTGTCAAAGTCCTGCCGCTTGAAATGCTCACTGCAGAGCACGGAGGACCGACTGGCGGAAAAACCTTTCCTTCTTACAGCTATTTCCCACTGCTTCCTCACCTCTTTCGCTTTGGGAAACCTTCAAAGTGTGAGAAAAGTCAGCTAGTAAGCTAATATGTCAGTCGCTCAGCTAAAATGAGTAGTTTGTCATACAAATCTTTTGTGCTGCTTTTGATGTTCATGCAAAATAAATGCCCAAACTAAGCAACATGGAATACCATTTCACAGATGgaaattttttaaatattctacAGTAATGAATGTGTTGAATTTGATAGCCTACTTCAAAACAGGTAAAGGTAATCCTTCTTTTTTAATCTAACAAAAAGTTAAGGGACTGTCCTGATACTAAattaagctaatgctagcttatGTCAGGTAAAGAATTTTTTATTTACGTAATTAATACATCAGTAAGATGCAGAAAATTATGTTTGTCATGTATGTTACTGAAACTGCAGCTCTGGGGCTGGAATGCAGTTCATCAAGTGGCCACTTGAGGCAAGTCAAAAAAACCAGGGGTCTTTTTAAgcaaaggaccccttaactgaaagagagatggaggagggaccCCTACTACATAagttgtataaaattaagttgcatattaaactgggcctacaataacttgaAGGGCGGCTTAAAGCCTTTACATAACCTCTCTTggatagaatactaagctattcaaattgtctaataattgttggcatgattttataaatcatgtttttgcACAGTggatccttaggattaactgcaTCTGTGGAtgaccttagtgactaccttacatATAGGCCACTAATCAGTGGGAttaatatttgctaataatatgttggattcttgttaaaactttcaaaaatttgAAGGttcccctgcattgactctgaggaccccctagggtcccggaccccctatTGAAGATCCCTGCCATAGACTGTGACTGTAGGTCAATCCTCATAGAGccccatgttaaaaaaaataaaataaacatgtttacagcccAATACTAAAAACAGTTGTGGTCTCTATAGCTAATTTCACCCTTCGTGATAACTAGGACGaggggtgatttttttttttaatacaactcacctgttttaaattatattaaggCTTAAAACCGCCTACTATTTTGGTGTGAAAACCTGCAAGCTTAATTAAACCAATGAATCCTGTAGTGTATCATACACGTCTCGCATTTATAACAACCCAAATCACTTGAAAATTCCGCGAGCaattatgattttaattgtggaTAGGCCTCCTGTTTCGAAAGATACACATACATTGGAGGCACGGCTCCCCATACCAATGTGGCGGGCGCGTCGACGTCTCGCTCAGCAGCGGCCAATGCGGTATATACTTAAGGTATTATTAGTCTAGCTCTGGCGGTAAACTAGTTAGCTCTCAACATATTGTTATAATGAACAAATACAACCAAAAACAACTCTTCAGTCTTACTTGTGAAAGGTAATTCCCAGAGATCTGGATTGGGCTGTTCGACGGTTTTTACAGCCCCAAGCTGCACACGAGTCAGGCATTTCTTTTCCAGACAAACGTTAATCTTCTGAGACGTAGCCCGGTCCAATATGGCGGCGACGTATACTGCCACCACCAAAAAATGCTGTTTGCTACTAGGCTACTGCTTTGCCTggacgcaaaattacgaatcccactatggccacgccaagacccgccctacgaagcagctcgattggttggggttaggcatttcacctggagtggttaaggttagggttaggggattggtcaggggataggacctgtacatgtaagcatggacgcctggccaatagtagtgtgtgaacgctattgaagggcgggtcttggcgtggccatagtggaatTCGTAATATCGCTGCCTGGACAGAATTCTCAACAACTCGAAGGAGTTTGCggattaaaatgtcttaacggTCAACCAAGGGAAACAACTACGTAACTAcgttactactattactactttcttcttcttcttcttatttagTTTGATTAGCAGGCTACAAACCAACGTTTAAGTTGCATGccgccacctactgtaccggaGCGTGTAACATCATGACTTtacactgaaataaataaataaataaaaaacaaaaacaactttattaAGAAGTTCTATTctggatattaaacctgtttcatttaaataaaacccTTTTAACCCTACTTGTTTCCTTCTTCTGGTTTAACGGCAGCTTGCATCCATGTTGCACTACTGCCATCTACTGGAGTTAGTTCACTCAGTGTCCAGTCTTTCAGATTTTCCTCCTGTTCTCATTAGGAAGCTGAGCATCTTCTGCTTTGTCCACTTGCCTCCAAGACTCCTTCCACCACACTCCAGTAGGCTATGTTCTTATTTACTCCTGCTCTTGTTAGCCCTAATCTTTTCGGTTCATGTCCTTCATCTCTTTCTTTCACTGTCGCTCTGACAAGCACACACTCTACAGTTTCTGACACCTGgcaatgatcacaaaaaaaacaaacagttggaTGCTTCCCTATATTGTGAAGTTTGCTTCATGTATTCAGGATTGTCTTCTCCTTTATATTTACTCTTCTTTCTCCCAATACCTGATGTATGTTGAATGGAATGTCTTCCTCTTATCTCCCAATTATGCTGATGCCACTCTTGATTTCCTTCCGTACAATGCCCTTTCCTTCTGATTTTGAGAGACAAATGATTGCTAATGCGtctatattttctttatttaacagTGTTTTTGGCTAGTTTGTCCACTCTTTAATTACCAAGAAATCCTTTATGAACAGGATGGAACTAAAATGAATATGACCTCAGCCTTGTTTTATTACTCTTGAGCGTATTGACATTATTTCATAAAGTAAATCCTCATGATTCGGCCTACTGCATGCACCTGGCATATGAGACTTTACAGAGCAGAGACTGAATCATATGGACCCATTCTAGAGCCATTCAAATATAGGCCTACAGATTTTAGAAATCACTGACCAAATTTGCACTTTTATTTCTTACCTTGATTTGAAGTTATTTCAAATCCACCACCGTTTCGAGAAGCAGAGGCAGGCCATGTTAAGTATCTTGCTGCTGCATCTCCTGTCCTGTTTTGTGTTGTCTCCATAGGTTGTCTCCCTTTCCCAGTAGGTCGTAGCACTGTTTTGGTTTATGGTTTAAATCAataggctgtaaaaaaaaaaaaaaaacacacacacacacacaaaaacaaatgtgtggctgtcactttaagaaaaaaaacttggacGGTTGCAAGGCATGATGGGTAGAAGGTTTACAGCcaatcaattcattgttgtCAACGCGTTGTTATAGAGCTGGTGGCGTCtggtttaaagtttaaaataaatcacaaaagagCCTGAAGTCGGTTTGTTTCATCCTTACTTGCATAAACGTACATTTAACGTGGTATACATTTAAGAAAAATGTCATCCACGGACCAAATGGATATTTTACGAGAGCGTAACAAAGTTTTATTGAACAAGCTGATGCAGCAGAGAGAAAAACTGGAGCGGCTGAGCGGCTGCAGTCAGAGCcgcaagagggagagagaggacgaGGCTGAGGCGAGGAGAGACCGAGCAGAGATCCTGACCTTGACTGGTGGAGACCGAGGTCCTGCCCGGGCCGCCCTCTCCAAGCCTAACGTGAGATTTGCGGGTAATGAAACTGTTTGTTTACATTAAGCCAAAGACACGAGAGAAGTCATCAGCAGatagctagctaagttagctaacgttagttaccTGATGAGACTGGTGTTTCGTCCAAGTTTCGTCATTTGTATTGTTTCAAAATGTCTGCACAAAAGTAACGTTAactagaaaacaaacaaacaattgaAACTATTTTGACATGCTTGAGCTACACAGACAGCACATCAAACACAAAGCGATATATTTTGTGAGTTGTTTTTTAATCCAATTagctaaatgtaatgttaatTCAACAGTAAATTATCTACTTTgtaaacagtaacgttagctaaacaacttttgtgtgtgtgtgtgtgtgtgtgtgtgtgatttataaAATTGGGAATAATATGTTTTGTGCTCTGACCTTTTTTACTgtatgttcatgttgttttgtgttgctTATCACAAACCTTATACTTATATACTTATACTAAAAATCCTGGAGTCAATGAAGAAATCTGTTCCTCCTTGCTCCAGCAGATACATGTGAACGACAAACAGGCCTCCAGGGCACTATTCCAATACCATTTTTGACCTCCGACCACAAAGGAGAGACTGCTGAACCTACACCACCATCGGACCTTTTCAAAGACCGCAACAGACATGCTCTTGTCCACAGCAGGTTGCATGACACTGGGCCAGTCAGCACCAAGTCCTGTCTAGTAAATCACAGCAAAGAACAGGTAAGAAATAAGTACCAATGACAGTCTACTCAagtttgtttctatttttttatctcCAGCATTGTTAAAACTGGTTGTCTTAAAGTAATAATTCATAATCAAACTGAAAAGGTACTCCCTGCCATGTCCCTGGAAACTCAGCCGTGGTTTACACCTTgagagaattaaaaaaattaatccgCTGTCTCAGAACGTTTTCAACATAATTCAGTTTCTTTTAAGCCAAACACACTGTGTCCAAAAGTCccaatatttttgttattatctCCTATATTTTCCCCACTGACACTGTTGGTCACTCACACGCCCTACATTGGTCATTTGTGAGACCATGGTTGGGGGTGTATCCAACTAGTAAGGAAATATACAGTAGGAGATGATTTGGTAAATATTAGATTTAACATTTGTCTGTATAAAACTTAGATTTTACTAACTCTGCAttacttgtttgtttttgtagagGGAGGTGCGGCGTCAAGTCACATTTCAGTCTGATGAATGTGAAGAGATATCTGCCTCAGACAGGCATCATTTGCAGCCTTTACTTGGGTATGACTGGATAGCAGGTATGCCATATTGGTATCTCTGTCTACCTGTGTCTTTCTTATACACATAATCATCTAATGAAGGCCTAACCGAGGATGTTTGTTTTCTACAAGGAGTCTTGGATGCTGAGGACTCCTTGATAGAGCGCTCTGATGAGTTCTTCAATGATCTGCACATGTTTCGATCGCTAAATAAAGACAAGTGTGTCCACAGCCCACAAGCGGAGTAAGTGCTTCACACTTGATTGCACTTGCGACTGATTGTGCGTGTCAGCCAGGTTTACCTGTGATTGATGATAGCTTCATTACATTACGATTAATTTGCTCTCTCTGATAGATTTCCTGAGGAGAACCATTCAGTCCTGCCGCTGCTAACAGATAAGGACAGTCCAGAGGCTAACACAAATACTCATCAATGTAAGAAgggttatttatttaaaggctactctcatttttcttttcatgatgGCTGAAGTAATTCTCACCTCTGCTTGCTCACCTTTTGTTCAGGTACGTTCTCTTACAGGATTAACAGCAGACTGTTCCCTGTCCCACTTCACTCTCAAGAGTGCTGCCCGGTGTGCAAAGAACACAAATCCTCGCACCCTCACACTACTGCTGAACCGGCTCTCATCAGGTAATGATGATGTGCACTTTAACTGCCTTTTTATGAACACTTAGGATAGGGctggcgatagggagaaaatcagatattcttgaccaaatatatcgatattgcgggCCGCAatttgcggcgatattctagagttgacaattggtgctttaacaaaatattttcagacttagattttagataaataatcatcagtaatgtggacataatgtctaagtggggaaaggcaaataatagaaccgCTAGAACAGTCcagtaagttcagaaaagtaagTTCACTtaatgtaatgcagcctttaaaaccaggaaaagacaacacttatgtcatatcacgatattacgatatccaaaatctaagagatatctagtctcatatcacgatatcgatatgatatcgatatattgcccagccctaacttaGGAACAACGGAGCACTTTTTTGGCACCAGGTGacagacatttttaattttatttactttactttatttactGCTTGTATAATCCAGAAGGCATGGGAGCCCTTAGGTGAAGCTGAGACATTTTTATATGGTGTTATTTTCCCCTGTTGTTAACGTACTACAGTCTAAAAGAATTCCTGTTCTCGGCTTTATTTGTATGTCTGTGAATGTTGCTGTCAAATAATGTTACCTTCAGTAGAAGTGGGTATGTACGAAGACTCTGGGGTCAGGCATCCTACACATGAACTGAGGTAAAACTGCAAGGTAATGCGCAGAGCATAGTGCAGGCACAGAGGCAAAGCACAGCGCAGACATATACATCATCATTGATTCTGGCTTTGGTTCTGCAAaaaggtcagcggcaacaaggtcaaagttgaaataatttgaactttgagcgcagcACTCAGCTGTGCGCCACACCAATAGTAGCGCTTCCTCCAAATTGTCTCCACCGCTCTCCCCGTAAGAAAACAATGGCACAGCCAGAGCAGAGCAGATCATGTCTAGGTGGCTTTAAGGATTCCCAGGAGTCACCCTTACCCTTTTTGAGAATGACTAATGcattattatataaaaaataatataagcGATTAATGATGCAAAATTGTGTCTGTGTCCTACAATTTGTTGAGGGTACATGTCATGAAAATGTTTGAGAATTCCTGCAGAAAGGGGTTAGGTAGTACTTCAAAATCAATGCAAAGCCTTTCACAAATTTTATTTCTCAATTATTTTAAGAGATAACTCTTACAATCAAAAATC is a window from the Perca flavescens isolate YP-PL-M2 chromosome 4, PFLA_1.0, whole genome shotgun sequence genome containing:
- the si:ch73-130a3.4 gene encoding THAP domain-containing protein 6, which encodes MPDSCAAWGCKNRRTAQSRSLGITFHKFPKAKEVRKQWEIAVRRKGFSASRSSVLCSEHFKRQDFDSTGQTVRIRDGAQPSVFNFPKHLQRPVATRTTKTSRKAEEKLPVDSSPLLKETEPLNVDHSYALPSSPTDLKARLSEALARVESLEREMRNVKDRERRAKKMVHGLLEDLRRNRQSPCFVKIKHKLYRTKRRNLHIR
- the miip gene encoding migration and invasion inhibitory protein isoform X1, producing the protein MSSTDQMDILRERNKVLLNKLMQQREKLERLSGCSQSRKREREDEAEARRDRAEILTLTGGDRGPARAALSKPNVRFAADTCERQTGLQGTIPIPFLTSDHKGETAEPTPPSDLFKDRNRHALVHSRLHDTGPVSTKSCLVNHSKEQREVRRQVTFQSDECEEISASDRHHLQPLLGYDWIAGVLDAEDSLIERSDEFFNDLHMFRSLNKDKCVHSPQAEFPEENHSVLPLLTDKDSPEANTNTHQCTFSYRINSRLFPVPLHSQECCPVCKEHKSSHPHTTAEPALIRVSIPRSTLLPPYKYKAHRRCSFDPSDSLGLPSHCLSGWSNTGQITLQPPSSLDLRSILNMKSSTGPHNKELEDQSAHKVSKNQISDPISDVSRLAPHNFQHFSSKRKLGSTFYPSTNKQSESTFM
- the miip gene encoding migration and invasion inhibitory protein isoform X2; amino-acid sequence: MSSTDQMDILRERNKVLLNKLMQQREKLERLSGCSQSRKREREDEAEARRDRAEILTLTGGDRGPARAALSKPNVRFADTCERQTGLQGTIPIPFLTSDHKGETAEPTPPSDLFKDRNRHALVHSRLHDTGPVSTKSCLVNHSKEQREVRRQVTFQSDECEEISASDRHHLQPLLGYDWIAGVLDAEDSLIERSDEFFNDLHMFRSLNKDKCVHSPQAEFPEENHSVLPLLTDKDSPEANTNTHQCTFSYRINSRLFPVPLHSQECCPVCKEHKSSHPHTTAEPALIRVSIPRSTLLPPYKYKAHRRCSFDPSDSLGLPSHCLSGWSNTGQITLQPPSSLDLRSILNMKSSTGPHNKELEDQSAHKVSKNQISDPISDVSRLAPHNFQHFSSKRKLGSTFYPSTNKQSESTFM